Sequence from the Candidatus Alcyoniella australis genome:
ATCTTCCTCAACGAGTTTGGCAAGGACGACTGGCGGCTGATCATCTTCCCGTTCATGGTCACCGACCGCGTGGGGCACATGTGCTGGCGTTTCCTCGACCCCGAGTCCCCGGCCTACGACGCGCAGTTGGCCGTGCAGTGGGGCGACTCGATCCAGCGGGTCTACATCGAGGTCGACCGCTTCGTCGGCGAGGTGATGAGCAAGATGCGGGAGGGCGACCGCCTGCTGGTGCTCTCGGACCATGGGTTCCATCCGTTCAACAAGGCGGTCAACATCAACACCTGGCTGGTGCGCAACGGCTTCATGACACTGGTGCCGCAGGACGAGGTGCGCGACCGCAACCTCGAGGACCTCTTCGGCCAGGGCGAGTTCTGGCCCAACGTCGACTGGTCGCGCACGCGTGCCTACGCCCTGGGCCTGGGCATGTTGTTCGTCAATTTAAGCGGACGCGAGCCCCAGGGGATCGTGTCCGAGGAGCAGTACGAGGGGCTGCAAAACGAGTTGGTCGAGAAACTCGAGCTGCTGGTCGATCCGCAAACCGGCGAGCGCGTGGTGCGCAACGTCTACCGTCGCCAGGACGTCTACTCCGGGCCGTTTTACGAGGCGTCGCCGGATATGCTGGTCGGATTCATGCCCGGCTATCGCGTGAGCTGGCAAACGGCGTTGGGCGGAATTCCCCAGGATGTGCTGCAGATCAACGACCGCAAGTGGTCCGGCGACCACTGCTCGTTCGATCCGCCGATCACCCAGGGCGTGTTCTTCTCCTCGACCCCCATTGACTACGAAACTGTACACATATACGATTTTGCACCTACGGCGTTAGATTTCTTCTCTTTGGAAATTCCGCAATATATGGAGGGCAAGCCCCTCCTGTCCCACCTCAGATAGGGGTCATACGATGTCCGAGGAAACAAACACTGCAATCGACCGGGAGCTGTTCGACCGCTGGAGCGAGCTCAACGAACAAAAGGCCCAGATCGCTGATCGCATCCGCAAGATGGAGCAACGCAAGGGCGAGGTCAAAGAGCACATCTATACCAAGGTCCTAACCGACTACAGCGTGCAGCTGCGCGAGATCGATGAGCAGCTCGACCCGCTCAAAGAGCGCATCGAGCAGAAAAAGGAAGCGCTGATCGCCTCGCGCGACGAGCTGACCGACCGGCTGAACAAGCCGCAGGACGCCCTGGACGAGCTGGACTTCCGCTTCGAGCTCGGCGAGTTCGACGAGCAGGCCCTCAAGGAAAAACGCGCTGACATCGAACGCGAGATCGATCACCTCAAGCAGCAGATCGCGCGCATCGACGAGCAGCTCAAACTGTTCGACATCACGGTCGACGTCTCGGACATCGAGCTCCCTCCGGAGCCCAACCCGATCCCCCTGGACATCGACGATCCGCGGCACGAGGTGGACCAGCGCGACATCGACGCGATGTTCGACGAAATCTCCAACGCTCCGATAGAGCCCGAGCGGCAGCAGCCGGCCAAAGATATGTGGCCCGAGCCGGAACCGCAGCCCGATCCCGAGCCGGAGCCCGAGCCGATCGAGTTAAACCAAGTGGTCTCCGAGGCGGCCGAGCAGCTCAAGCAGGAACTGCCCGCCGAGCCCGCGCCCGCTGAAAAGCCCGCCTCCCCGGCCCCGGGCGGCTGGGACGATCTTGACAACGAGTTCTTCGGCAGTAAGCCCGCTGCCGTTGTCAGTGGATCGGCCTTGGTGCTGGTCGAGCCCGGTGGTCAGGAGACCGCGTTCCCCATCGAGGACGACGTGACCCTGATCGGCAGCGACATCCGCTGCGACGTACTGATCGACGAGAAGAGCATCGAACGCAAGCACGCGCGGATCTACTTTGACAAGGGCACTTGCATGATCAAGGACCTGGGCTCGCGCAACGGAACGTTCGTCAACGGCAAGAAGATCAAGAAATCGAAGCTGGCTCACATGGACGTGCTCAAGGTCGGCAACGTCAAACTAACCGTCCGACTGCACTGATCCGAATCCTGAATTGTAGCGGCCCGCGTGTTGTATAACGCGCGGGCCGTTTTCTATCAGCGACCATTGCCGCGCACCCTACGCCTGACTGGTTGTTCTCGGGTTGTATTTTGGATTAAAGAAAGTCGAAAGGCATCGGCGGAATCGAGGTCAGGACTTCCATTGCCTCGGGCACCCAGTAGTCGCCGCGATTGACCCGGATGTCGCCGCTTTTCAAACAATGGATGAACGTGCCGACCAGCCGCGGGTCCAGCTGGTTGCCCGCAAGCTTCTTTAGCTCGTCCGCCGCCTCGTGGGTCGACTTGCCCATGCGGTAGGGCCGCGTGGTGGTCATCGCGTCGAAGGTATCGGCCACCGAGATGATCCGCGCGATCAGCGGGATCTGGGTACCGGACAGTCCGTCGGGATAGCCGCGCCCGTTCCACTGCTCGTGGTGGCTGCGGACCCCGGGCAGCGAGCGTTTGAAACGGTCGATGCGGCTGAGGATCCGTTCGCCGTATACGCAGTGGGTCTTCATCACCTCGTATTCTTCCGGGGTCAGCGTGGCCCGCTTGCCTAATATTTTGTCGGCCACACCGAGCTTGCCGATGTCGTGCAGCACCGCGGCCATGGTCATATCCTCGAACGACTGCCGCGGCAGCCCGAGCTGCTTGGCGTAGATCGAGGCGTAGTAGGTCACGCGTCGGGTATGGGCCCCGGTGTAGCGGTCGCGGAAGTCGATGGTCTGGATCAGGGCGTCGATGCTCTGCTGTACGATCTGCTCCAGGCTCGAGTAGAGCCGGGCGTTCTGCACGGCGATGGCGATGGTGCTGGCCAGGGCCTGCAGCAGGTAGACGTCGGTCTGAGTGAAACTGCCCTCGTTCTTGTTGATCACCTCGATCGCGCCGAAAATGTTGCGGTGGGCGCGCAGGGGCACGGCCAGCAGGTTGCGCGTGGGGTACCCGGTCTGGCGCGATACCTTGCGCGAGTGGCGGTCGTCCTCGGTGGTGTTGTCGACGATCTCGGGGATGCCGCGTTCGACCACGATCCCGGTGATTCCCTCGCCGGGCTTAAGACGCATACCGATCACGCCGACCGGGCCGACCTCCTCGACAAACACCAGTTCGTCGGTGTTCTCGTCGCGCAGCAGAATGCTGCCGGCCTCGGCGTCGGTGAGATGCACCGCTCCCTGCAACGCGCGCTGGAGCACGATTCGCAGGTCCGTGGCCGAGCTGACTAAAATTGTAAGATCGTGCAGCAGCACGAGCTGTCCGGATTTGACGCCGTTCTTTGTCAGCCCGCTGGATTGCGCATGCTCCGCCAGCGCCTTGGTTAGAGCATCTTTGTCGTACGAATCACTGCTCATTGCACGCTCCGGCGGATTAAATCGATGAAATATACTAGCACCGTTGTGCCGTCCGACTAAGTAAAAAACCTCAACAGCGGCAGCTAAAGTTCGCGCAGCATGGCTTTCATCAGTCGCGAGCTCATCCCGCGCTCGTCGGTCATGCGTTTTAAAAGCCGGATTCCGCTGCGCGGCGTGTCATCGGCATAGCCCGGTCGCGGGACCATGCTCAATGCGCCCTGCTCGCAACCAATGGCGCAAACTCCGCAGCCAATGCAGCGATCCGCATCGACCTGTCGCACTCCCTGCTCGTCCATGCTGATCGCATCGACCCAACAACGCTGTGCGCAAATGCCGCAATCCTCGCAGCGTTCCAACTCGATCTGCGCCACCATACTCGAGGGCACCATACCGCGTTCGCGACCCATCTTCGCCAGCGCCCCGAGCGTCACGCAGCAGCAGCCGCAGCAGTTGCAGAGAATCAGGCTGTGGCTGTCGCAGTTCAGCGCGGCGTGCACCAACCCGGCCTGCGCCGCCTGGTGCAGCACCTCGCGCGCCTGGCCTGCGGAGATCTGTCGCGCAAAGCCGTTCTGGATCATCAGCACGGCAAAGGAGTTGATCGACAGGCAGGTCTCAATCGGCATCTCGCAGTTGTGCTCGGCGACGCGACAGGCGCAGTTGCCCAATGAGATTTTCCAGGCGCCCTCCACGATGCGCTCGACGTGGTCGCGGGTGAGAATCTTTTGTTGCGGGGCGATGGATTGCTGGACCGGCACCACGCGTTGGGGCAGCGTGGCCTGGCCGATCAACTCCGGCGTGAGGTGCTCGCGTTTGTAGCGCGACCACAGTTGCTGCAGCTCGCGCTTGACCTCGGGCGGATAGTTGTCGTCCTTCATAAATGTGAACTCGAAAAATCCGGGCATCAAGGGCAGCAGCGCGTACAGATTGCGACCCAGCAGCCGCGCGCGCGCGATCACCCCGCGCTCCGCCAGCTGGGCCAAACGTTGCGTAGCGTGCTCGACCTCGACTCCCGCCCGGCGGGCGATCGAGCGCGCGCCGTGGAGCACCGGCATGTGCCCCAGGCTCAGCAGCAGCTCGGCGTCTCCGGGCTCGAGGTAGATATCGAGAATGCGGTCCATCTCCTCGCAGGCAGCGAAGCGCACCGGCGCGATGCTCAGATGCTCGAGCAATCGATCGTTGCGCCCGGGGCTCATGACGCGCTCTTGATGCGCTGCGTCAACCACTCGATCCAGAGTTCGAGCCCCTGCTGCTTGCGGCAGCTCAGCTCGAAAATCTCCATCTTGGGATTGAGCGCGAGCACCGCCTCGCGGCAGGCGCTCACGTCGAAGTCGGTGTAGGGCAGCAGGTCGATTTTGTTCAGTGCCAGCACTTCGGTCTGGGTGAACATCAGCGGATACTTCAGCGGCTTGTCGTGTCCCTCGGCCACGGAGAGCACCATGCCGCGGCAGTTCTCGCCAAGTTGGAACTCGGCGGGACAGACCAGGTTGCCCACGTTCTCGACGATCAGCAGGTCAAGCTCGTCCAATTCGAGTTGGTCCACCGCACGACCGAGCATCGCGGCGTCGAGGTGGCACGCGCCGTGGGTGTTGATTTGCAGCGCTCGTCCGCCGGCGGCCTCTACGCGTTCGGCGTCGATCTTCGAGGTGACGTCGCCCTCGATCACCGCGGTGCGGATCTGCGCGGGCAGGCGCTTGAGCGTCTGGACCACCAGGCTGGTCTTGCCCGCACCGGGCGAGGACATCAGGTTGAGCACGAAGACTCCGGACCGGGCGAAGCGCGCGGCGAGCTGCTGCGCGTCCGCGACGTTCTGCTTGAGGATCGGCTCACGCAAATCGATTACTTTTACCGTCACCGCTGCTCCCTATTCAATGGCGATCGATTCCACGGTGTACTCGCGGCCGGTGACGATCGCGGATTCGCGGCTGCCGCACTGCGGGCACGGCGCGCCGATGCTCTGTCGGTCGTAGTTCCACTGCGCATCACACTGACGGCAGCGCATCAGGCCCGGCGGCCGCTCGATCTCGATTTTTGCTCCTTGGGCGATGCTCCCCTGGGCGAGCATC
This genomic interval carries:
- a CDS encoding FHA domain-containing protein; amino-acid sequence: MSEETNTAIDRELFDRWSELNEQKAQIADRIRKMEQRKGEVKEHIYTKVLTDYSVQLREIDEQLDPLKERIEQKKEALIASRDELTDRLNKPQDALDELDFRFELGEFDEQALKEKRADIEREIDHLKQQIARIDEQLKLFDITVDVSDIELPPEPNPIPLDIDDPRHEVDQRDIDAMFDEISNAPIEPERQQPAKDMWPEPEPQPDPEPEPEPIELNQVVSEAAEQLKQELPAEPAPAEKPASPAPGGWDDLDNEFFGSKPAAVVSGSALVLVEPGGQETAFPIEDDVTLIGSDIRCDVLIDEKSIERKHARIYFDKGTCMIKDLGSRNGTFVNGKKIKKSKLAHMDVLKVGNVKLTVRLH
- a CDS encoding GAF domain-containing protein, with protein sequence MSSDSYDKDALTKALAEHAQSSGLTKNGVKSGQLVLLHDLTILVSSATDLRIVLQRALQGAVHLTDAEAGSILLRDENTDELVFVEEVGPVGVIGMRLKPGEGITGIVVERGIPEIVDNTTEDDRHSRKVSRQTGYPTRNLLAVPLRAHRNIFGAIEVINKNEGSFTQTDVYLLQALASTIAIAVQNARLYSSLEQIVQQSIDALIQTIDFRDRYTGAHTRRVTYYASIYAKQLGLPRQSFEDMTMAAVLHDIGKLGVADKILGKRATLTPEEYEVMKTHCVYGERILSRIDRFKRSLPGVRSHHEQWNGRGYPDGLSGTQIPLIARIISVADTFDAMTTTRPYRMGKSTHEAADELKKLAGNQLDPRLVGTFIHCLKSGDIRVNRGDYWVPEAMEVLTSIPPMPFDFL
- a CDS encoding 4Fe-4S binding protein, with the protein product MSPGRNDRLLEHLSIAPVRFAACEEMDRILDIYLEPGDAELLLSLGHMPVLHGARSIARRAGVEVEHATQRLAQLAERGVIARARLLGRNLYALLPLMPGFFEFTFMKDDNYPPEVKRELQQLWSRYKREHLTPELIGQATLPQRVVPVQQSIAPQQKILTRDHVERIVEGAWKISLGNCACRVAEHNCEMPIETCLSINSFAVLMIQNGFARQISAGQAREVLHQAAQAGLVHAALNCDSHSLILCNCCGCCCVTLGALAKMGRERGMVPSSMVAQIELERCEDCGICAQRCWVDAISMDEQGVRQVDADRCIGCGVCAIGCEQGALSMVPRPGYADDTPRSGIRLLKRMTDERGMSSRLMKAMLREL
- the hypB gene encoding hydrogenase nickel incorporation protein HypB, with the protein product MTVKVIDLREPILKQNVADAQQLAARFARSGVFVLNLMSSPGAGKTSLVVQTLKRLPAQIRTAVIEGDVTSKIDAERVEAAGGRALQINTHGACHLDAAMLGRAVDQLELDELDLLIVENVGNLVCPAEFQLGENCRGMVLSVAEGHDKPLKYPLMFTQTEVLALNKIDLLPYTDFDVSACREAVLALNPKMEIFELSCRKQQGLELWIEWLTQRIKSAS
- the hypA gene encoding hydrogenase maturation nickel metallochaperone HypA; amino-acid sequence: MHELPVVRSIFEIVIEHARVNSAVRVVKINLRIGALTDLVDQWVERYFEMLAQGSIAQGAKIEIERPPGLMRCRQCDAQWNYDRQSIGAPCPQCGSRESAIVTGREYTVESIAIE